Part of the Candidatus Cloacimonadota bacterium genome, AGCTTGGAACTGATTGTTATCCAGCCAGTCATACTTGCTCTGGCGGAGGCCAAAAAGCTCGTGGTGGTGGACTTGTGGGTGGGCAAGCTCCTGATTGCCCAAACGAGCAGCGCTCGTTGGTTCAGACGCCTGCGGCGTCTCTGCCAAGCGGGAGCTTGGCAGCCCAGTTTTCAGCATAAGAATGATGGTAGTTCCTTGCCTGATATCAAAGACGTTTTCATCATTGCTGCCATCTGGACAAGTCTCCTTCTTTAGGCTGTTTCCATGAAGATCCAGAACGTAGATTTCATCAAAGGTCTGCATCAGGCTTTGTCGCATACCTCTGAAGGTGGGGTTATCCAAATAGCCGTGGTTGGTTATCATGCCTACAATGCCTTTGCCCGCTTTGTGGATCTTCCATTGGGCAAAGCGCAGGAACTTCACATAATCATCCTGCAACCACTTTGGATTCTTTTCGCCCAGTGGGTTTCCGTCAACCGTGTAATAGCTTTGTGCACCATCCAGATCGGTTTTCAAGAGCTTTTCTGTCCAGGCATTGCTGTTTTCACTGGCTCCGCTATAGGGCGGATTGCCCATTATCACCAAAATCGGTTCTTGATGTTTCACTTTGTTTGCCATCGCGCATTCATCGCTGATGTCATGGGCAATGGGTAGCGATATCTGCTCTGGAGTGTCCGGCTCGAGAGTGTTCGAAAGATAGAGTTTGAAGCGTTCATCCTCGCTAAGTTCATAGTCTTGTTCTGCCAAGAGATAACTAATCTTGAGGTGCCCAACGGTGTATGGTGCCATCATCAGTTCAATTGCATAGAAATGGGGTAGAACGTGCTCTTTGATCAGTCTATGAGTGCTTCCGCTGCCATACTTATCTTTATATTCTTCAATAGCCAGTTTGATAGCTTCAGCAGGAAAGGTGAGAGTTCCAGCAGCAGGATCGAGTATCGTTACATCCTCAGAGGCAAGACCATCCGCTTTCCCGAAATGGCTTTTAAGCAGGCAGTGGATACTGCGCACGATATAGCGCACCACCGATTCGGGAGTATAATAGACTCCCCGTTTTACTCTCAGTTTGGGATCATATTCGCTTAAGAAAGTCTCATAAAAGTACACAATCGGGTCAGTGCCTTTGCCTTCGCTATAAAAGCGATGCAATATCGTTTTGATATCTGTATTGAAGAGGATGTCCGCGATGTCATCAATCAGGACAGCCAAAGCTTGAGGTGGCTCTTCCAGAGAGATAAAGCGGAAGATGCTTTTCAGGATACCGAGGGTGCCGGGGATGTATTTATAGATCAGTTCGCGGTTGAACTCACCTTCACTACGGGTGCGAGCCGCAAAAATGCCATAAGTAAGGGTTTGGGCATAGAGATCGGCAAATTGCTCTAAGCTTAACTTATTGATCAGTAGCTTTTTGAATGATTCATAGAAGCTGAGTAATATTTTCTTACCCTGCCTTTCCTCCTCTGCCAGTTCGATTGAAATTATCTCGTCTCGTAGGAAGCGGGTGCGTTTGGCAAGAGTGTCTGCCAGGCTCTTGGGGTCTGTAATAGCGGGAAGAGAAAAGCAAAAATAGCGGTCAAGCAGGGCGGCAAACTCATCTACATGCGAAGCTGGAGGAGTTATCTGCATCTGGGTGGCATTGATGGGGCTGGCGATGGTGACACTCTCCACAAACTTGCCATGCTGATAGAGCCGAAACTCATAGAAATTGGTGAGGATGAGATTGGGGAAGGTGGCAAGGTAGCGTGTGATCTGTTCACTTCCTGCGATGGGGTCAAGGCTGTAAATCTCTGGTTTCTTGGCTTCGATATAGCCTGTAATATGGGCTTTGCCGTCCCAGATACGGAAGTCCGGATTTCCGGCTTCGGTGGCTTTGGGCAGTATGCTTACTTCGCATCTACTTATCTTGCTTAGTGTTGCATAGGCATCAATCATTTCCTTTAGACAGTGATAGAAAGATTCTTCCCGGGCGTCGCCCCGCTGGATGATG contains:
- a CDS encoding N-6 DNA methylase, which produces MKKVLTKYLSSLQNIIQRGDAREESFYHCLKEMIDAYATLSKISRCEVSILPKATEAGNPDFRIWDGKAHITGYIEAKKPEIYSLDPIAGSEQITRYLATFPNLILTNFYEFRLYQHGKFVESVTIASPINATQMQITPPASHVDEFAALLDRYFCFSLPAITDPKSLADTLAKRTRFLRDEIISIELAEEERQGKKILLSFYESFKKLLINKLSLEQFADLYAQTLTYGIFAARTRSEGEFNRELIYKYIPGTLGILKSIFRFISLEEPPQALAVLIDDIADILFNTDIKTILHRFYSEGKGTDPIVYFYETFLSEYDPKLRVKRGVYYTPESVVRYIVRSIHCLLKSHFGKADGLASEDVTILDPAAGTLTFPAEAIKLAIEEYKDKYGSGSTHRLIKEHVLPHFYAIELMMAPYTVGHLKISYLLAEQDYELSEDERFKLYLSNTLEPDTPEQISLPIAHDISDECAMANKVKHQEPILVIMGNPPYSGASENSNAWTEKLLKTDLDGAQSYYTVDGNPLGEKNPKWLQDDYVKFLRFAQWKIHKAGKGIVGMITNHGYLDNPTFRGMRQSLMQTFDEIYVLDLHGNSLKKETCPDGSNDENVFDIRQGTTIILMLKTGLPSSRLAETPQASEPTSAARLGNQELAHPQVHHHELFGLRQSKYDWLDNNQFQATSFQALRPTSPFYLFRPEATGNEHYLTWKSLTEIFPLNSVGIVTARDGLTIQNTPNQVRKTIHHFASLDPETARTAFKLGKDARDWKVEYAQKDLKDSGMNDENIKAILYRPFDIRYTYYTGKS